The following proteins come from a genomic window of Takifugu rubripes chromosome 11, fTakRub1.2, whole genome shotgun sequence:
- the LOC101076654 gene encoding rho GTPase-activating protein 32-like, producing the protein MEAASVVAAVIENAASGPSGEPGSGDVLERDVQPSTHSCDDDALPHATSKAPPEEKELQEMSTAQARSDDITEHPAEPLLRSCVSTASMKVKNVKKLTFPRGHFPRLAECAHFHYETVDFGNVQSALVEGQSEGPKAGTDSKEPLFLVQITCQGRNWLVKRSYEDFRVLDKHLHLCIYDRRYSELSELPRLDALKDAAESVTKMLSTYLSRFSAIADNKINCGPVLTWMEIDNKGNHLLVSEEASINVPAIAAAHVTKRYTAQATDELTFEVGDIVSVIDMPPKEDTGWWRGKHGFQVGFFPCDCVELINDKIPDSVQNSVPKPVCKKHGKLITFLRTFMKSRPPPQKLRQRGILRERVFGCDLGEHLHNSGHEVPQVVKSCAEFIEKHGVVDGIYRVSGISSNIQKLRHEFDSEQIPDLTRDVFRQDIHSVGSLCKLYFRELPNPLLTYQLYDRFSEAVSAATDEERLVKIHNVIQQLPPPHYRTLEYLMRHLSHLATFSSTTNMHTKNLAIVWAPNLLRSRQIESACFSGTAAFMEVRIQSVVVEFILNNTEALFSTKLNAIIRESTGNNTLSRPKSLLVCSPSTKLLSLEEAQARTQAQLSSPATTPCLTHSDYIEVGEGPGALLGKFHTVIELPMESCKRPSVKAKKSPVGNWLSFFHLGKSQSVCRRRLKRHPSEPNEIKSMALPGGKGNSGTLRSTKSEESLASLHAVDGEPPPRCPRRPRSTSEAISAASRDEAHKSRSKEEIKAHTLNERRHGAERVQAAPCVPEDDLDLCPPAEGISSLDFDPMSFQCAVTPGPQRGRDAATWRRSAGCSSESEPISSPNNNISGSQSPDLSPDKPISPTLRKKYSKAHPPSSPPPFPSSSPPLEKRDSPAEGGKVARAPYQHCSPLSTVSQASALTDLTQSAQNLPDPGTDRLMSSVSVLPPHPPSMSAARKLALVLAESAQKASGGSQRRGNLQRSEAPHVQERPPRPSILELEGHPQEYSAPRGSGESQWHTLGHDPADGHCCPHPFHFLPAYGGSDADGQESSGNFTPNVSPLGSGSLDEGSAERGDRRGGNEFREVMRAEPTCQSVGVSTPVQPVCPTQSPSTSPVYVNADSINVFNFRAVLAETAMPASVEEVLPRHLGRHYSEEEDRPLGPGESLYVVHHNRQLHAGITPAHHCPRPDPLPPHLVGPRGLYRQSSESRYSTFGLQRPLSPQCVRYRGDERPVSGYHRQQGPWQRSDERAVGQPAIRRARSFHAPHVSHYALAGKHNDMFNVARTASQRYQRLNQTSVQPQFDCTTVNYRYGPCSGMTQADDPCYYKEATDRHSLACTTRSTSEQSDYYNCSPRRVAPPNRQLLPDARGLEGFERAAYIPFKQGGKSRSKTASPAVSSPTDSLVLPTSPRNRDIVHTRSKSDPGNACLLNANRVDSQTVTRATSPLSGPGISRRFGHQSGAELHRSRQIQLERPNPPLRKVPSLPERSGTKLRGLEQNSRSYVQSHEQDRPTVGYSGAPKPGILRRSGRSQSTRENRHYHQHARSPLDPEAPGSAQLTRRTQSTKVRSTQYEHVDACYAAPRPRSGKAAGGYLPSQGCMSPRGQRLLSKALGREAFHHGALRSEAGVYD; encoded by the exons ATGGAGGCTGCAAGTGTGGTTGCTGCGGTGATTGAGAATGCCGCCTCAGGACCCAGTGGTGAACCAGGAAGTGGTGACGTCCTTGAGCG AGATGTGCAACCATCTACTCACTCATGCGATGACGATGCCTTACCTCATGCTACCAGTAAAGCTCCTCCAGAAgaaaaagagctgcaggagatgtCCACTGcccag GCGAggagtgatgacatcacagagcACCCAGCCGAGCCCCTCCTGCGCTCCTGCGTCAGCACAGCCAGCATGAAGGTCAAGAACGTGAAGAA GTTGACATTCCCCAGAGGTCATTTCCCCAGGCTGGCTGAGTGTGCCCATTTTCACTATGAGACCGTTGACTTTGGTAATGTTCAG TCGGCTCTGGTGGAGGGACAGAGCGAAGGACCGAAGGCTGGCACCGACTCTAAAGAGCCGCTCTTCCTCGTCCAGATTACATGCCAG GGCCGAAACTGGCTCGTCAAAAGATCCTACGAGGACTTCCGGGTGCTCGACAAACACCTGCACTTATGCATCTATGACCGCCGCTACTCAGAGCTCAGCGAGTTGCCAAGATTGGACGCGTTGAAGGACGCGGCTGAG TCGGTGACCAAGATGTTGTCCACCTACCTCTCCCGCTTCTCTGCCATCGCTGACAACAAGATCAACTGTGGTCCAGTGCTGACATGGATGGAG ATCGACAACAAGGGGAACCATCTGCTGGTGTCTGAGGAGGCCTCCATCAATGTTCCTGCCATCGCCGCCGCCCACGTCACCAAGCGTTACACGGCCCAGGCCACCGACGAGCTGACGTTTGAG GTGGGGGATATCGTGTCAGTCATAGACATGCCTCCGAAAGAGGACACGGGATGGTGGCGAGGGAAACATGGCTTCCAG gtggGCTTCTTTCCCTGCGACTGTGTCGAACTGATAAATGACAAGATCCCCGACAGTGTTCAGAACTCGGTGCCGAAGCCAG TGTGCAAGAAACACGGGAAGCTGATAACGTTCCTGAGGACGTTCATGAAGTCCCGGCCGCCGCCCCAGAAGCTGCGCCAGCGAGGGATCCTCAGGGAGAGAGTGTTCGGCTGCGACCTGGGGGAGCATCTGCACAACTCAGGACATGAAG TCCCGCAGGTTGTCAAGAGCTGTGCCGAATTCATCGAGAAACACGGCGTCGTGGATGGAATATACAGGGTGTCTGGGATCTCCTCCAACATCCAGAAACTCAG GCACGAGTTCGACTCTGAGCAGATCCCAGACCTGACCAGAGACGTCTTCAGGCAGGACATCCACTCCGTGGGCTCCCTCTGCAAGCTGTACTTCAGAGAGCTGCCCAACCCTCTGCTCACCTACCAGCTCTACGACAGATTCTCG GAGGCCGTGTCTGCTGCCACAGATGAGGAGAGGCTGGTCAAAATCCACAACGTCATCCAGCAGCTTCCCCCTCCACATTACAG GACTCTGGAGTACCTCATGAGACACCTCTCCCACCTGGCAAccttcagctccaccaccaACATGCACACTAAGAACCTGGCCATCGTCTGGGCCCCAAACCTCCTCAG GTCCAGACAGATTGAGTCGGCCTGCTTCAGCGGCACGGCGGCGTTCATGGAGGTGCGCATCCAGTCGGTGGTGGTGGAGTTCATACTCAACAACACCGAGGCCCTGTTCAGTACAAAACTGAACGCCATCATTCGGGAAAGCACAG GAAACAACACCTTATCCAGACCCAAATCCCTGCTGGTCTGCTCCCCGTCCACCAAGCTGCTCTCCCTGGAGGAGGCCCAGGCCCGCACTCAGGCGCAGCTGAGCTCTCCGGCCACCACCCCCTGCCTCACACACAGCGACTACATCGAGGTGGGCGAGGGGCCCGGCGCGCTGCTCGGGAAGTTCCACACTGTGATCGAGCTGCCGATGGAGAG CTGCAAACGGCCTTCCGTTAAAGCCAAGAAGTCTCCCGTCGGCAACTGGCTCTCATTTTTCCACCTGGGAAAGTCTCAATCCGTGTGCAGGCGCAGACTGAAGCGACACCCCAGCGAGCCCAATGAAATCAAGAGCATGGCGCTGCCAG GTGGGAAAGGAAACAGCGGCACCTTGCGTTCTACCAAAAGTGAGGAATCGCTCGCCTCCCTGCACGCCGTCGACG GGGAGCCTCCGCCTCGCTGCCCCCGCAGGCCTCGTTCGACCAGCGAAGCCATTTCTGCCGCCTCTCGAGACGAGGCTCATAAAAGCAGGAGTAAGGAGGAGATCAAAGCGCACACGCTCAACGAGAGGCGCCACGGCGCCGAACGGGTCCAAGCCGCACCGTGCGTCCCGGAGGACGATCTGGATCTTTGCCCGCCGGCCGAAGGGATCTCCAGTCTGGACTTCGACCCCATGTCTTTCCAGTGCGCCGTGACGCCCGGGCCGCAGCGCGGCAGAGACGCCgccacctggaggaggagcgccGGCTGCTCCAGCGAATCGGAACCCATCTCCTCGCCGAACAACAACATCAGCGGCTCTCAGTCCCCGGACCTCAGCCCGGATAAGCCTATCTCCCCGACACTCAGGAAGAAATATTCCAAGGCGCATCCGCCCTCTTCCCCGCcgccttttccttcctcctccccgccATTGGAAAAGCGCGACTCGCCGGCGGAAGGCGGGAAAGTGGCGAGGGCGCCTTATCAACACTGCAGCCCGCTCAGCACGGTGAGCCAGGCATCGGCGCTGACGGACCTCACCCAGTCGGCACAGAACCTGCCCGATCCAG GAACAGATAGACTTATGAGTTCAGTGTCTGttctccctcctcaccctccctcgATGAGTGCGGCACGCAAGTTGGCTTTGGTCCTGGCTGAGTCCGCCCAGAAGGCCAGCGGCGGCTCCCAGAGGAGGGGCAACCTCCAGAGATCGGAAGCTCCTCACGTCCAGGAGAGGCCGCCCCGGCCCTCGATCCTCGAACTTGAGGGGCATCCCCAGGAGTACTCCGCTCCTCGCGGCTCTGGAGAATCCCAGTGGCATACGTTGGGGCACGACCCCGCCGACGGCCACTGCTGCCCTCATCCCTTTCACTTCCTACCGGCATACGGCGGCTCGGACGCTGACGGGCAGGAAAGCTCCGGCAATTTCACACCTAACGTCAGCCCGCTTGGGTCGGGGAGCTTGGACGAGGGAAGTGCGGAGAGGGGCGACCGCAGGGGTGGCAACGAGTTCAGGGAGGTGATGCGAGCAGAACCTACCTGTCAGAGCGTTGGCGTCTCGacgcctgtccagcctgtgtgCCCCACTCAGAGCCCATCCACCTCTCCTGTGTACGTCAACGCCGACTCCATCAATGTGTTTAATTTCCGGGCTGTCCTGGCAGAGACCGCCATGCCCGCCTCGGTCGAGGAGGTCCTCCCCCGTCACCTGGGCCGCCATTACAGCGAAGAGGAAGACAGACCTCTCGGCCCGGGCGAGAGCCTGTACGTGGTCCATCACAATCGTCAGCTCCACGCTGGAATAACACCCGCGCACCACTGCCCCCGGCCCgaccccctgcccccccacctggTGGGGCCGAGGGGCTTGTACAGGCAGTCTTCTGAAAGCCGTTACAGCACCTTTGGTTTGCAGCGCCCTCTGTCCCCTCAGTGCGTTCGCTACCGCGGAGACGAGCGTCCCGTCAGCGGCTACCACAGGCAACAGGGTCCGTGGCAGAGGTCTGACGAGAGGGCGGTCGGACAGCCCGCCATCAGGAGGGCCCGATCCTTCCATGCCCCCCACGTGAGTCACTACGCCCTGGCAGGAAAACACAACGACATGTTTAATGTGGCCCGGACGGCGAGCCAGCGCTACCAGAGGCTAAACCAGACTAGCGTCCAGCCGCAGTTTGACTGCACGACTGTTAATTATCGCTATGGTCCCTGTTCTGGAATGACCCAGGCAGATGACCCCTGCTACTATAAAGaggccacagacagacacagtcTGGCCTGCACCACGCGCTCCACGAGCGAACAGTCAGACTACTACAACTGCTCGCCGCGCCGCGTCGCTCCTCCCAACAGGCAGTTGCTCCCCGATGCCCGAGGTTTGGAAGGTTTTGAGAGAGCAGCGTACATTCCATTCAAACAGGGGGGAAAATCGAGGAGTAAGACCGCGTCTCCGGCTGTGTCGTCTCCCACCGACAGCCTGGTGTTGCCAACCAGCCCAAGGAACAGAGATATAGTTCACACCAGGAGCAAGTCAGACCCTGGAAACGCTTGCCTCCTCAACGCCAACAGGGTGGATAGTCAAACTGTAACACGAGCTACGTCCCCTCTGTCCGGCCCCGGCATCAGCAGGCGGTTCGGACACCAGTCCGGCGCGGAGCTGCACAGATCCAGGCAGATCCAGTTGGAGCGGCCCAACCCGCCGCTCCGCAAAGTCCCGTCGCTCCCTGAGAGGAGCGGCACCAAGCTGAGAGGCCTGGAACAGAACAGCAGAAGCTACGTGCAGAGCCACGAGCAGGACCGACCCACGGTGGGCTACTCTGGCGCCCCCAAACCCGGCATCCTCAGGAGGTCGGGCAGGTCGCAAAGCACCAGAGAAAACCGCCACTACCATCAGCACGCCAGATCCCCTCTGGATCCAGAAGCCCCCGGATCCGCTCAGCTCACCAGGAGGACTCAGAGCACTAAAGTCAGGTCCACGCAGTACGAGCACGTGGACGCGTGCTACGCAGCGCCCAGACCTAGATCTGGAAAAGCCGCGGGCGGATACTTGCCCAGCCAGGGCTGCATGTCCCCCCGTGGACAGAGACTCCTGTCCAAAGCTCTGGGGCGCGAGGCTTTTCACCACGGCGCGCTCAGATCTGAGGCGGGGGTCTACGACTGA